A single region of the Pseudomonas mandelii genome encodes:
- a CDS encoding DUF3509 domain-containing protein, with amino-acid sequence MSLIQEKFTSLFSNFEVNTQPRPDGGILLTLRSTEGKVFKRSISYQQLHAGDQLSWVISAIRRDLAEQASELPQISMLQSQQRFALPTYHSA; translated from the coding sequence ATGAGCCTGATCCAAGAAAAATTTACCTCCCTGTTCTCCAACTTCGAAGTGAACACCCAACCACGTCCGGATGGTGGCATTCTGCTGACCCTGCGCAGCACCGAAGGCAAAGTGTTCAAGCGTTCGATTTCGTACCAGCAATTGCATGCCGGCGATCAGTTGTCGTGGGTGATCAGTGCAATTCGCCGTGACCTGGCCGAACAGGCCAGCGAACTGCCGCAGATCTCCATGCTGCAGAGCCAGCAGCGGTTTGCCCTGCCGACCTATCACTCGGCGTGA
- a CDS encoding long-chain-acyl-CoA synthetase, whose amino-acid sequence MSDTITWGMMLRKLPSIAKAIPRVVKGMKVANVKDPTQACGLGWTFEQATLRNPDGPALLQGDVTLSYAQVNQWANRIAHHLITQGIRKGDVVAVFLENRPELLVTILAVAKVGAISALLNTSQTRDTLAHSLNLVAPAAIIVGEELVPAFSAVRERVSIEPTRTWFVADQDTYRHPGHAPDGFINLMSASAQASSENPASSQQVFFDDPCFYIYTSGTTGLPKAGVFKHGRWMRSSASFGQIALNMQPEDVVYCTLPLYHATGLCVCWGAAISGAAGFAIRRKFSASQFWNDVRKYQATTLGYVGELCRYLVDQPPTAEDSKHRVSKMIGNGLRPGAWREFKTRFAVEHICELYAASDGNIGFTNILNFDNTIGFSLMAWELVAYDHDSGQPIRDAKGFMRKVAKGEQGLLLARIDDKAPLDGYTDPQKTEKVVLHDVFTRGDRYFNTGDLLRNIGFGHAQFVDRLGDTYRWKGENVSTTEVENILLQHPNISEAVAYGVEILNTNGRAGMAAITPAESLATLDFSELLAFARQQMPAYAVPLFLRVKVKMETTGTFKYQKTRLKDEAFDPGKTGDDPIYAWLPGTQTYVQVTDQILADIRGGKYRY is encoded by the coding sequence ATGAGCGACACGATTACCTGGGGCATGATGCTCCGCAAACTGCCTTCCATTGCCAAAGCCATTCCTCGGGTGGTGAAGGGCATGAAGGTTGCCAACGTCAAGGACCCGACCCAAGCGTGTGGCCTCGGCTGGACGTTCGAGCAAGCGACCTTGCGCAATCCCGATGGCCCCGCGTTGCTGCAAGGCGACGTGACGCTGAGTTATGCACAGGTCAATCAGTGGGCCAATCGCATCGCCCATCACCTGATTACCCAGGGCATCCGCAAGGGTGATGTGGTGGCGGTTTTTCTCGAGAACCGTCCAGAACTGCTGGTGACGATTCTGGCAGTGGCCAAGGTCGGCGCGATCAGTGCCTTGCTCAATACCTCGCAAACCCGCGACACCCTGGCCCACAGCCTGAACCTCGTGGCGCCTGCGGCGATCATTGTGGGCGAAGAACTGGTCCCGGCTTTCAGTGCCGTCCGCGAGCGGGTGTCGATCGAGCCGACGCGCACCTGGTTCGTCGCCGATCAAGACACCTATCGACATCCCGGCCATGCGCCCGACGGTTTCATCAACCTGATGAGCGCCAGCGCCCAGGCGTCCAGTGAAAATCCGGCCAGCAGCCAGCAGGTTTTCTTCGACGATCCTTGTTTCTATATCTACACCTCAGGCACCACCGGGTTGCCCAAGGCGGGCGTGTTCAAACACGGTCGCTGGATGCGCAGCTCGGCGAGCTTCGGCCAGATCGCCCTGAATATGCAGCCTGAGGATGTCGTCTATTGCACCTTGCCGCTGTATCACGCCACCGGGCTCTGCGTGTGTTGGGGGGCGGCGATCAGCGGCGCCGCAGGATTTGCCATCCGCCGCAAATTCAGCGCCAGCCAGTTCTGGAACGACGTGCGCAAATACCAGGCGACCACCCTTGGTTACGTCGGCGAATTATGCCGCTACCTGGTGGATCAACCACCCACGGCCGAGGACAGCAAACACCGCGTGAGCAAGATGATCGGCAATGGCCTGCGGCCCGGCGCCTGGCGCGAGTTCAAGACGCGCTTTGCGGTTGAGCACATTTGTGAGCTATACGCCGCCAGCGACGGCAATATCGGCTTCACCAACATCCTCAACTTCGACAACACCATCGGTTTTTCCCTGATGGCCTGGGAGCTGGTGGCCTACGACCACGACAGCGGCCAGCCGATTCGTGACGCCAAGGGCTTCATGCGCAAAGTCGCCAAAGGCGAGCAGGGTCTGTTGTTGGCGAGAATCGACGACAAGGCGCCGCTGGACGGTTACACCGATCCGCAGAAGACTGAAAAAGTCGTGCTCCACGACGTGTTCACCCGGGGCGACCGTTACTTCAATACGGGCGATCTGCTGCGCAATATCGGTTTTGGCCATGCGCAGTTTGTTGATCGGTTGGGGGACACCTATCGCTGGAAGGGTGAGAACGTCTCGACGACCGAGGTCGAGAACATCTTGCTGCAACACCCGAATATTTCAGAAGCCGTGGCGTATGGCGTGGAAATCCTGAACACCAACGGACGTGCCGGCATGGCCGCGATCACGCCTGCCGAATCCTTGGCGACCCTGGATTTCAGCGAGTTACTGGCGTTTGCCCGCCAGCAGATGCCCGCGTATGCGGTGCCGCTTTTCCTGCGGGTGAAAGTGAAAATGGAAACCACCGGGACCTTCAAATACCAGAAGACCCGGCTCAAGGACGAAGCCTTCGACCCCGGCAAAACCGGCGATGACCCGATCTACGCCTGGCTGCCCGGCACCCAGACTTACGTGCAAGTCACCGACCAGATCCTGGCGGATATTCGCGGCGGCAAGTACCGCTATTGA
- a CDS encoding ankyrin repeat domain-containing protein — translation MSDQSRQMTPEEAAEFAEQVFNKAREGDAAMMAALLTKGLPPNLRNHKGDTLLMLAAYHGHVETVKVLLEHKADPEIRNDNGQSPIAGAAFKGDLAVVKALVEGGAQVEGSSFDGRTALMMAAMFNRVEIVDYLISKGADPKAKDANGVTALDAAKTMGAVDTTAQLQKLLA, via the coding sequence ATGTCAGACCAAAGCCGCCAGATGACCCCCGAAGAAGCCGCTGAATTTGCCGAACAGGTATTCAACAAGGCACGCGAGGGCGATGCGGCCATGATGGCTGCGTTGCTGACCAAAGGCCTGCCGCCGAACCTGCGCAACCACAAGGGCGACACCTTGCTGATGCTCGCCGCCTACCACGGCCACGTGGAGACGGTGAAAGTGCTGCTGGAACACAAGGCCGACCCGGAAATCCGCAACGACAACGGCCAGAGCCCGATTGCCGGCGCCGCGTTCAAGGGCGACCTGGCGGTGGTCAAGGCGTTGGTCGAGGGTGGCGCACAAGTGGAAGGCTCATCCTTCGACGGCCGCACCGCGCTGATGATGGCGGCGATGTTCAACCGCGTTGAAATCGTCGATTACCTGATCAGCAAAGGCGCCGATCCGAAAGCCAAGGATGCCAATGGCGTCACCGCGCTGGACGCCGCGAAAACCATGGGCGCGGTCGATACCACCGCGCAGTTGCAAAAATTGCTGGCCTGA
- a CDS encoding PLDc N-terminal domain-containing protein: MGSTFNGLIGLIILVLDIWAIINVLKSGADTGMKIIWVLLILLLPVLGLIIWAIAGPRGNVRI; this comes from the coding sequence ATGGGTTCCACGTTCAATGGCCTGATCGGCCTGATTATTCTTGTCCTGGACATTTGGGCAATCATCAACGTGCTCAAAAGTGGCGCTGACACAGGGATGAAAATCATCTGGGTGCTGCTGATTCTGCTGCTGCCTGTCCTGGGCCTGATCATCTGGGCTATCGCCGGGCCCCGGGGCAATGTGCGGATCTGA
- the speE gene encoding polyamine aminopropyltransferase, which yields MSNITTSEYLETLYEGYGQRFRMEKLLHEVRTEHQHLVIFENPRMGRVMALDGVIQTTEADEFIYHEMLTHVPILAHGAARRVLIIGGGDGGMLREVAKHRSIEHITMVEIDGTVVDMCKEFLPNHSKGAFDDPRLNLVIDDGMRFVATTTEKFDVIISDSTDPIGPGEVLFSENFYQACRRCLNEGGILVTQNGTPFMQIEEVKTTAGRLRSLFPDWHFYQAAVPTYIGGSMTFAWGATNTAYRKLSRETLQQRFAGSGIITRYYNPEIHIGAFALPQYVLQAINKPSND from the coding sequence ATGAGCAACATCACCACCAGCGAATACCTGGAAACCCTCTACGAAGGCTACGGCCAGCGTTTTCGCATGGAAAAACTGCTGCACGAAGTGCGCACCGAACACCAGCACCTGGTGATTTTCGAGAACCCGCGCATGGGCCGGGTCATGGCGCTGGACGGCGTGATCCAGACCACCGAGGCCGACGAATTCATCTACCACGAGATGCTCACCCACGTGCCGATCCTGGCGCATGGCGCCGCCAGACGTGTACTGATTATCGGTGGCGGCGACGGCGGCATGCTGCGTGAAGTGGCCAAGCACCGCAGCATCGAGCACATCACCATGGTCGAGATCGACGGCACCGTGGTCGACATGTGCAAGGAATTCCTGCCGAACCACTCCAAGGGTGCGTTCGATGATCCCCGCCTGAATCTGGTAATCGATGACGGCATGCGTTTCGTCGCCACCACCACCGAAAAATTCGACGTGATCATTTCCGATTCCACTGACCCGATCGGTCCGGGTGAAGTGCTGTTCTCCGAAAACTTCTACCAGGCCTGCCGTCGCTGCCTGAACGAGGGCGGCATTCTGGTCACGCAGAACGGCACGCCGTTCATGCAGATCGAAGAAGTCAAAACCACTGCGGGTCGCCTGCGCAGTCTGTTCCCGGACTGGCACTTCTATCAGGCCGCGGTGCCGACCTACATCGGCGGCTCGATGACCTTTGCCTGGGGGGCGACCAACACCGCCTATCGCAAGTTGTCCCGCGAAACCCTGCAACAGCGTTTCGCCGGCAGCGGCATCATCACCCGCTACTACAACCCGGAAATCCACATCGGCGCCTTCGCCTTGCCGCAATACGTGCTGCAAGCGATCAACAAGCCAAGCAACGACTAA
- a CDS encoding ribonuclease E inhibitor RraB, protein MSTAYQEDISSSVLRRMKEGGFDFSRFHPIEFYAIFPDEERARRAAGQYKGESLNAQISVRDDGAWALELSKVMYATYDDIGDFEQGFEAVVEPLGGILEGWGVKQEIRGRLA, encoded by the coding sequence ATGAGCACAGCCTATCAAGAAGACATCAGCAGCAGCGTGTTGCGCCGCATGAAAGAAGGCGGTTTCGATTTTTCACGGTTCCATCCCATCGAGTTCTACGCCATTTTCCCGGACGAGGAGCGGGCACGCAGGGCGGCAGGGCAATACAAAGGTGAATCCTTGAACGCGCAAATCAGTGTGCGCGATGACGGCGCATGGGCGCTCGAACTGAGCAAAGTCATGTACGCCACCTACGATGATATCGGCGATTTCGAACAGGGTTTCGAGGCGGTGGTTGAGCCTCTGGGCGGCATCCTCGAAGGGTGGGGCGTCAAGCAGGAAATACGAGGGCGTCTCGCATAA
- a CDS encoding circularly permuted type 2 ATP-grasp protein: MIRTYFDEMYDAGGQVRPHYREFARWLAETPDELLAQRRREADLLFHRAGITFTLYGDEQGTERLIPFDTIPRSIPASEWRIVERGCIQRVKALNMFLADLYHEQRIIKAGIIPAEQVLANEQYQLAMQGLDLHRDIYSHISGVDLVRDGDGTYYVLEDNLRTPSGVSYMLEDRKMMMRLFPELFSAQRIAPIDHYPNLLLDTLKSSSPIDNPSVVVLTPGRFNSAFFEHAFLAREMGVELVEGADLFVRDDKVFMRTTDGPKAVDVIYRRLDDAFLDPLAFNPDSMLGVPGLLSSYRTGNVVLANAIGTGVADDKSVYPFVTDMIRFYLDEEPILKNVPTFQCRNPSELSHVLANLPDLVVKETQGSGGYGMLVGPAATAAEIESFRARIKAKPHAYIAQPTLSLSTCPTFVENGIAPRHIDLRPFVLSGRETRVVPGGLTRVALREGSLVVNSSQGGGTKDTWVVED, translated from the coding sequence ATGATCCGCACCTATTTTGATGAGATGTACGATGCCGGCGGCCAGGTCCGCCCGCATTATCGGGAGTTTGCCCGTTGGCTGGCCGAGACGCCTGACGAGCTCTTGGCACAACGGCGACGCGAGGCCGATCTGTTATTTCATCGCGCCGGGATTACCTTCACGCTCTACGGTGATGAGCAGGGGACAGAGCGCCTGATTCCCTTCGATACCATCCCGCGCAGCATCCCCGCCAGTGAATGGCGGATCGTCGAGCGCGGCTGTATCCAGCGGGTCAAGGCGTTGAACATGTTCCTCGCCGACCTCTACCACGAGCAGCGCATCATCAAGGCCGGCATCATTCCGGCCGAGCAGGTGCTGGCCAACGAGCAATACCAGCTGGCGATGCAAGGGCTCGATCTGCACCGCGATATCTATTCGCACATTTCCGGTGTCGATCTGGTACGCGATGGCGACGGCACGTACTACGTGCTCGAAGACAACCTGCGTACACCCAGCGGCGTGAGCTACATGCTCGAAGACCGCAAGATGATGATGCGACTGTTTCCCGAGTTGTTCTCGGCCCAGCGCATCGCGCCGATCGACCACTATCCGAACCTGCTGCTCGACACTCTGAAAAGCTCCAGCCCGATCGATAATCCGAGCGTGGTGGTGCTGACGCCGGGTCGCTTCAACAGCGCGTTTTTCGAGCACGCCTTTTTGGCGCGAGAGATGGGCGTGGAGCTGGTGGAAGGCGCGGACCTGTTCGTGCGCGACGACAAGGTGTTCATGCGCACCACGGACGGGCCGAAGGCGGTCGACGTGATTTACCGTCGCCTCGACGATGCATTCCTCGACCCGCTGGCGTTCAACCCGGACTCGATGCTTGGCGTTCCAGGGCTGCTGTCGTCCTACCGAACCGGCAACGTGGTGCTGGCGAATGCCATCGGCACCGGGGTCGCGGACGACAAATCGGTGTATCCGTTTGTCACGGACATGATCCGTTTCTACCTGGACGAAGAGCCGATCCTGAAGAACGTGCCGACGTTCCAGTGTCGCAATCCTTCTGAACTGTCCCACGTGCTGGCCAATCTTCCAGACCTGGTGGTCAAGGAAACCCAGGGCTCCGGCGGTTACGGAATGCTGGTGGGGCCGGCGGCGACCGCGGCGGAAATCGAGTCGTTCCGCGCGCGGATCAAAGCCAAGCCTCATGCGTATATCGCGCAACCGACGTTGTCCCTGTCGACCTGTCCGACCTTTGTCGAAAACGGCATTGCGCCACGCCATATCGACCTGCGTCCGTTTGTATTGTCTGGCCGTGAAACCCGGGTTGTGCCCGGCGGTTTGACCCGTGTGGCCCTGCGTGAAGGCTCTCTGGTGGTGAATTCTTCCCAGGGCGGCGGAACCAAGGACACCTGGGTGGTCGAGGATTGA
- a CDS encoding alpha-E domain-containing protein, translating to MLSRTASDLYWMSRYLERAENLARMLDISYSLSLMPQDGRGDGLHELAMPLLITGTLDDYLERHGDLHAERLLHFFALDAANPASIYSCLGAARASAHAVRGRITADMWENINATWLEIRGIAEQGLSRYGMSRFCEWIKERSHLFRGASYGTIMRNDAFRFIRLGTFIERADNTLRLLDARYEMAGDQAEAVSDGTAHAYYQWSALLRALSSFEAYTEIYRDAPGARHVAELLLLRADVPRSLRACTEEIDQILAQLPGANGRPAQRLAAEMDARLRYTGINEILDEGLHAWLTEFIPLVRQLGNAIHSSYLEAA from the coding sequence ATGTTAAGTAGAACTGCCTCGGATTTGTATTGGATGTCGCGTTACCTGGAGCGGGCGGAAAACCTCGCACGGATGCTCGACATCAGTTATTCGCTGTCGCTGATGCCGCAGGACGGTCGCGGTGACGGTCTGCACGAACTGGCCATGCCGCTGCTGATTACCGGCACCCTGGACGATTACCTGGAGCGCCACGGTGATTTGCACGCCGAGCGGCTGCTGCATTTCTTCGCACTGGACGCGGCCAATCCGGCGAGCATCTACAGCTGCCTGGGCGCGGCGCGGGCCAGTGCCCATGCGGTGCGTGGGCGAATCACCGCCGACATGTGGGAAAACATCAATGCCACTTGGCTGGAAATTCGCGGGATCGCCGAGCAAGGCCTGAGTCGCTACGGCATGAGCCGTTTTTGCGAGTGGATCAAGGAACGTTCCCACCTGTTCCGTGGCGCGTCCTACGGCACGATCATGCGTAACGATGCGTTCCGCTTCATTCGCCTGGGGACGTTTATCGAACGGGCCGACAACACGTTGCGCCTGCTCGACGCCCGCTACGAAATGGCCGGCGATCAGGCCGAAGCGGTCAGCGACGGCACTGCTCACGCGTATTACCAGTGGAGCGCGTTGTTGCGGGCGTTGTCGTCGTTCGAGGCCTACACCGAGATCTATCGCGATGCACCCGGTGCCCGGCATGTGGCCGAGTTGCTGTTGCTGCGCGCCGATGTGCCACGTTCCCTGCGTGCCTGCACCGAAGAAATCGACCAGATCCTTGCCCAGTTGCCGGGGGCCAATGGCCGTCCCGCGCAACGTCTGGCGGCGGAGATGGACGCGCGCCTGCGCTACACCGGCATCAACGAAATTCTCGACGAAGGCCTGCACGCCTGGCTGACCGAATTCATCCCGCTGGTGCGCCAGTTGGGTAACGCCATTCACAGTTCCTACCTGGAGGCTGCATGA
- a CDS encoding transglutaminase family protein, producing MRLSISHETTYHYEDQVRASIQYLRLTPHDSERQHVLSWQLDLPRPVRAQLDPFGNILHVLTMDEPHEAIIIGARGQVDIDELREAEHESQSALPFLRFTRLTEADEALRAFAEKECKKRRDRTALIDLMHGLNSHMTYTPGSTEVDTSAAQAFAGRSGVCQDHTHAFLACARSLGIPSRYVSGYLYSENSEHLASHAWAEAWLDDAWYSFDVTNELARPERHLKLAVGLDYLDACPVRGMRRGGGCEQMHAKVFVSPTPMPAPIISVQQQ from the coding sequence ATGAGACTTTCCATTAGCCACGAAACCACCTATCACTACGAAGATCAGGTGCGGGCGAGCATCCAGTACCTGCGACTGACACCCCACGACAGCGAGCGTCAGCATGTGCTCAGCTGGCAACTCGACCTGCCGCGCCCGGTACGCGCGCAACTCGATCCGTTCGGCAACATCCTGCATGTGCTGACCATGGACGAACCCCACGAGGCGATCATCATCGGCGCCCGTGGCCAGGTGGACATCGACGAGCTGCGCGAAGCCGAACATGAAAGCCAGTCGGCACTGCCGTTCCTGCGCTTCACGCGCCTGACCGAAGCCGACGAAGCCCTGCGTGCGTTCGCGGAAAAGGAATGCAAAAAACGCCGGGATCGCACGGCGTTGATCGACTTGATGCATGGCCTCAATTCGCACATGACCTACACGCCGGGCTCCACCGAAGTGGACACCAGCGCCGCCCAGGCCTTCGCCGGGCGTTCCGGTGTCTGTCAGGACCACACGCACGCGTTTCTCGCGTGCGCCCGCAGCCTGGGCATTCCGTCACGTTATGTGTCGGGGTATTTGTACAGCGAGAATAGCGAACACCTGGCCAGTCACGCCTGGGCCGAAGCCTGGCTCGATGACGCTTGGTACAGCTTCGATGTGACCAATGAATTGGCCCGGCCGGAACGGCATTTGAAACTGGCGGTGGGCTTGGATTACCTGGATGCCTGCCCTGTACGCGGGATGCGCCGGGGCGGTGGGTGTGAGCAAATGCACGCGAAGGTGTTTGTTTCGCCGACGCCGATGCCAGCGCCGATTATCTCCGTTCAGCAGCAATAA
- a CDS encoding c-type cytochrome yields MDGDHLKTLILFGALLLSTPSYAAQLNLELGASSRTWQTEELLKHPQVQTITISDDVSYKRDMSYRAVPLAALLTGIKPEDHLQAVALDGFAAELSAAPLLNAKGARAWLAIEDPAKPWPALSEGKPGAGPFYLVWVDPQAGNISPEQWPFQVASIKRMAPVAERFPALLPDPALKADDPVNKGFALFQKNCLACHRLNGAGDAQFGPDLNIPFSPTEYFGADFLKRYIRDPQSLRQWPQAKMPGFAPTVLPEGDLEMLVGYLKHMAGRKAKP; encoded by the coding sequence ATGGACGGCGATCATTTGAAAACGCTCATTCTCTTTGGGGCCTTGCTGCTCAGCACGCCCTCGTATGCCGCACAGCTGAACCTTGAGCTGGGCGCGAGCAGTCGCACCTGGCAGACCGAGGAATTGCTCAAGCATCCTCAGGTCCAGACCATCACTATCAGCGACGACGTTTCCTACAAGCGGGACATGAGTTATCGCGCAGTTCCGTTGGCGGCGTTGTTGACCGGCATCAAGCCTGAAGACCATCTGCAAGCCGTGGCGCTGGACGGATTTGCCGCTGAACTGTCGGCGGCGCCGTTGCTGAACGCCAAGGGCGCGCGCGCGTGGCTGGCGATTGAAGACCCGGCGAAACCGTGGCCGGCGTTATCTGAAGGGAAACCGGGTGCCGGGCCGTTTTATCTGGTGTGGGTCGATCCGCAAGCCGGCAACATCAGCCCGGAGCAATGGCCGTTTCAAGTGGCGAGTATCAAGCGCATGGCGCCCGTGGCCGAGCGCTTTCCTGCGCTGCTGCCGGATCCGGCCTTGAAGGCGGATGATCCGGTGAACAAAGGCTTTGCGCTGTTTCAGAAGAATTGCCTGGCGTGTCATCGATTGAACGGTGCAGGGGATGCGCAGTTCGGGCCGGATCTGAATATTCCGTTTAGCCCGACCGAGTACTTCGGGGCGGATTTTCTGAAGCGCTACATTCGAGATCCGCAGAGTTTGCGCCAGTGGCCTCAGGCGAAGATGCCGGGTTTTGCGCCGACGGTGTTGCCGGAGGGGGATCTGGAAATGCTGGTGGGGTATTTGAAGCATATGGCTGGGCGCAAAGCTAAGCCCTGA
- a CDS encoding acetyl-CoA C-acetyltransferase produces the protein MTQALIFDALRTPRGKGKADGALHSVKPVNLVAGLLTALQQRTSLDTRQVDDVVLGCVTPIGDQGSDIAKTAAQVADWDVSVSGVQINRFCASGLEAVNLGAMKVRSGFEDLVVVGGVESMSRVPMGSDGGAWALDPETNLHSHFTPQGVGADLIATIEGFSRQDVDAYALHSQQKAARARANGSFNKSLVPVQDQNGIILLDHDEFIRAESTLEGLGKLKPSFEMMGLMGFDATALRVYSQVERINHVHTPGNSSGIVDGAALMLIGSEAKGRALGLQPRARIVATAVTSTDPTIMLTGPAPATRKALAKAGLRVEDIDLFEVNEAFASVVLKFIKDMAIDPDKVNVNGGSIAMGHPLGATGCAILGTLLDELETRRLRYGLATLCVGGGMGIATIIERL, from the coding sequence ATGACCCAAGCTTTGATTTTCGACGCGTTACGCACGCCCCGTGGCAAAGGCAAGGCCGATGGCGCCTTGCACAGCGTCAAACCAGTAAATCTGGTGGCCGGGTTGCTCACGGCGTTGCAGCAGCGCACGTCGCTGGACACCCGTCAGGTCGATGATGTGGTGCTCGGTTGCGTCACGCCAATAGGCGATCAGGGCTCCGATATCGCCAAGACGGCGGCACAAGTCGCCGATTGGGACGTCAGCGTGTCTGGCGTGCAGATCAATCGCTTCTGCGCCTCGGGGCTTGAAGCCGTGAACCTGGGTGCGATGAAGGTCCGTTCCGGTTTCGAAGACCTGGTGGTGGTCGGCGGCGTCGAATCCATGTCCCGTGTGCCCATGGGCAGCGACGGCGGCGCTTGGGCGCTGGACCCGGAAACCAATCTGCACAGCCATTTCACCCCGCAAGGCGTCGGTGCCGACCTGATCGCCACGATTGAAGGTTTCAGCCGCCAGGACGTCGATGCCTACGCGCTGCATTCCCAGCAAAAGGCAGCGCGGGCGCGGGCCAACGGTTCGTTCAACAAATCACTGGTACCGGTGCAGGATCAGAACGGCATCATCCTGCTCGATCACGATGAGTTCATCCGCGCCGAATCCACCCTGGAAGGACTGGGCAAACTCAAGCCCAGCTTCGAGATGATGGGGCTGATGGGCTTTGACGCCACCGCGCTGCGCGTTTACAGCCAGGTCGAGCGGATCAACCACGTTCACACACCGGGCAACAGCTCCGGGATCGTCGATGGCGCCGCCCTGATGCTGATTGGCTCCGAGGCCAAGGGCCGTGCGCTGGGTCTGCAGCCTCGGGCGCGGATTGTCGCCACCGCAGTCACCAGCACCGACCCGACCATCATGCTCACCGGCCCGGCGCCGGCCACCCGCAAAGCACTGGCCAAGGCCGGGCTGCGGGTTGAAGACATCGATCTGTTCGAGGTCAACGAAGCCTTCGCCTCGGTGGTACTGAAATTCATCAAGGACATGGCCATCGACCCGGACAAGGTCAACGTCAACGGCGGTTCCATCGCCATGGGCCATCCGCTGGGCGCCACTGGCTGCGCCATTCTCGGCACGCTGCTCGATGAACTGGAAACCCGGCGTCTGCGCTATGGCCTCGCGACCCTGTGTGTCGGCGGCGGCATGGGCATTGCCACCATCATCGAACGCCTCTGA